From the Primulina tabacum isolate GXHZ01 chromosome 15, ASM2559414v2, whole genome shotgun sequence genome, one window contains:
- the LOC142527656 gene encoding CMP-sialic acid transporter 1-like isoform X1, with the protein MQWYVVASILTILTSSQGILTTLSQSDGGYKYDYATVPFLAEVFKLIVSSVLLWRECQRSPPPKMTTEWKSVRLYPIPSIIYLIHNNVQFATLTYVDTSTYQIMGNLKIVTTGILFRLFLKRKLSNLQWMAIGLLAIGTTTSQVKSCGEASCDSLFSSPIQGYMLGLLSACLSALAGVYTEFLMKKNNDSLYWQNIQLYTFGAIFNMARLVLDDFRSGFEKGPWWQRLFNGYKITTWLVVLNLGSTGLLVSWLMKYADNIVKVYSTSMAMLLTMVLSVFLFNFKPTIQLYLGIIICMMSLHMYFAPPNMLVDLPLATKPPPQSLLEVSVDRSTDS; encoded by the exons ATGCAGTGGTACGTCGTCGCGTCGATTCTTACGATTCTTACAAGTTCTCAG GGAATATTGACGACATTATCACAGAGTGATGGGGGATACAAATATGACTATGCCACTGTGCCATTTCTTGCTGAAGTTTTCAAG CTTATTGTATCTAGTGTATTACTGTGGAGGGAATGCCAGAGGTCACCTCCTCCTAAAATGACAACAGAATGGAAGAGTGTTCGATTATACCCCATCCCATCAATTATATACCTGATTCACAATAATGTTCAGTTTGCTACATTGACTTATGTTGATACCTCCACATATCAAATAATGGGCAATTTAAAGATTGTGACTACCGGAATTCTATTCAG GCTGTTTTTGAAGAGGAAGCTCTCTAATTTGCAGTGGATGGCGATTGGCCTATTGGCTATCGGAACGACCACAAGTCAG GTAAAGAGCTGTGGAGAAGCTTCTTGTGACTCGCTCTTTTCGTCACCGATTCAGGGCTATATGTTGGGCCTATTATCTGCTTGCCTTTCAGCATTGGCTGGTGTCTATACAGAATTTTTGATGAAGAAGAACAACGATAGCTTATACTGGCAAAATATTCAACTATATAC ATTTGGTGCGATATTCAACATGGCACGGCTCGTCTTGGATGATTTCAGAAGTGGATTTGAGAAAGGACCTTGGTGGCAACGCCTTTTCAATGGATACAAGATCACAACTTGGTTGGTGGTTTTAAATCTGGGTTCCACTGGGCTGTTAGTTTCGTGGTTAATGAAGTATGCAGACAATATCGTGAAG GTGTATTCTACCTCCATGGCCATGTTGCTAACTATGGTACTATCTGTGTTCCTTTTCAACTTCAAGCCAACAATTCAG CTATATCTGGGAATTATAATTTGCATGATGTCATTGCACATGTATTTCGCTCCTCCGAACATGCTCGTTGATTTGCCTTTGGCGACAAAACCACCACCTCAAAGTCTACTCGAAGTTTCTGTTGACCGTTCTACGGATTCCTGA
- the LOC142527656 gene encoding CMP-sialic acid transporter 1-like isoform X2 gives MTTEWKSVRLYPIPSIIYLIHNNVQFATLTYVDTSTYQIMGNLKIVTTGILFRLFLKRKLSNLQWMAIGLLAIGTTTSQVKSCGEASCDSLFSSPIQGYMLGLLSACLSALAGVYTEFLMKKNNDSLYWQNIQLYTFGAIFNMARLVLDDFRSGFEKGPWWQRLFNGYKITTWLVVLNLGSTGLLVSWLMKYADNIVKVYSTSMAMLLTMVLSVFLFNFKPTIQLYLGIIICMMSLHMYFAPPNMLVDLPLATKPPPQSLLEVSVDRSTDS, from the exons ATGACAACAGAATGGAAGAGTGTTCGATTATACCCCATCCCATCAATTATATACCTGATTCACAATAATGTTCAGTTTGCTACATTGACTTATGTTGATACCTCCACATATCAAATAATGGGCAATTTAAAGATTGTGACTACCGGAATTCTATTCAG GCTGTTTTTGAAGAGGAAGCTCTCTAATTTGCAGTGGATGGCGATTGGCCTATTGGCTATCGGAACGACCACAAGTCAG GTAAAGAGCTGTGGAGAAGCTTCTTGTGACTCGCTCTTTTCGTCACCGATTCAGGGCTATATGTTGGGCCTATTATCTGCTTGCCTTTCAGCATTGGCTGGTGTCTATACAGAATTTTTGATGAAGAAGAACAACGATAGCTTATACTGGCAAAATATTCAACTATATAC ATTTGGTGCGATATTCAACATGGCACGGCTCGTCTTGGATGATTTCAGAAGTGGATTTGAGAAAGGACCTTGGTGGCAACGCCTTTTCAATGGATACAAGATCACAACTTGGTTGGTGGTTTTAAATCTGGGTTCCACTGGGCTGTTAGTTTCGTGGTTAATGAAGTATGCAGACAATATCGTGAAG GTGTATTCTACCTCCATGGCCATGTTGCTAACTATGGTACTATCTGTGTTCCTTTTCAACTTCAAGCCAACAATTCAG CTATATCTGGGAATTATAATTTGCATGATGTCATTGCACATGTATTTCGCTCCTCCGAACATGCTCGTTGATTTGCCTTTGGCGACAAAACCACCACCTCAAAGTCTACTCGAAGTTTCTGTTGACCGTTCTACGGATTCCTGA
- the LOC142526374 gene encoding uncharacterized protein LOC142526374, whose protein sequence is MEVVMSSNDLQILADKSRDLFGKISEIIDEDGFSFCCHCSNQGRYCVVANNTLDEREKQHMIAIRDCIHDFHSILVSLQARKSSEKRQRDEALSRLEESRIHLTDKINRCSERERKLEVLEELITFLENCNFEGEIMEDKADEKIVNGVSSFLVNATKFAFEFVVAFAGIYSTIQFYNNRHHRKQVAAAPVESRTIGKLERSANDNLNIHLDVLRGRG, encoded by the exons ATGGAGGTTGTCATGAGCAGCAATGACCTGCAAATCCTGGCTGATAAAAGTAGGGATTTGTTTGGAAAAATCAGCGAGATTATTGATGAAGATGGGTTTAGTTTCTGCTGCCATTGCTCGAATCAAGGACGGTATTGCGTGGTGGCAAACAACACCTTGGATGAGAGGGAGAAGCAGCATATGATTGCTATCAGGGATTGTATCCACGATTTTCATTCTATTCTTGTCTCTTTACAG GCACGAAAGTCAAGCGAAAAGAGACAAAGAGATGAAGCTCTGTCCCGTCTGGAAGAAAGTAGAATACATCTGACAGACAAAATAAACCGATGCTCGGAGAGGGAGAGGAAGCTCGAGGTTCTTGAAGAGCTGAtcacatttcttgaaaattGTAATTTCGAAGGGGAAATAATGGAGGACAAAGCTGATGAGAAAATTGTGAATGGGGTCTCGAGTTTTCTTGTTAATGCAACCAAATTTGCATTCGAATTCGTCGTTGCATTCGCAGGTATTTATTCGACGATTCAATTCTACAATAACAGACATCATCGGAAACAGGTGGCTGCGGCTCCAGTAGAATCAAGAACAATAGGAAAACTCGAACGGTCTGCAAATGACAACTTGAATATACATTTAGATGTGTTACGTGGGAGGGGTTga